From the Paludibacterium paludis genome, one window contains:
- the tkt gene encoding transketolase, with protein sequence MVTRTELANAIRFLSMDAVEKAKSGHPGMPMGMADIAEVLWRDHLAHSPANPHWHNRDRFVLSNGHGSMLLYSLLHLTGYDVTLEDLKNFRQLHSRTPGHPEYGYAPGVETTTGPLGQGITNAVGMALAEKLLADEFNRDGFPIVDHTTWAFLGDGCLMEGISHEACSLAGTWGLGKLIAFYDDNGISIDGDVEGWFTDDTPARFEAYGWQVVRNVNGHDASEIDTAIRTARAETSRPTLICCKTRIGFGAPNKEGGHDVHGAPLGAAEIAAARGHLGWPHEPFVIPADIARAWNAVDAGREREAAWNALFNAYRAAHPELAAEFERRMNGELPAGFAAHAAQKIAEANGKAETIATRKASQNAINAFAEILPELLGGSADLTPSNLTNWKGSRPVTRDAGGNYIHYGVREFGMAAILNGLALHGGFRPFGATFLMFSEYARNALRMAALMKINPLFVFTHDSIGLGEDGPTHQPVEQTATLRMIPGMTVWRPCDTVESMVAWSEALAAKDHPSCLIFSRQNLPFVERDDAALEAVKRGGYVLKDADAPRAVLIATGSEVELALKAQEALAAEGVPVRVVSMPSTNAFDRQDREWKSSVLPAGVPRLAIEAGVTDFWRKYVGLEGDVIGIDRFGESAPAGQLFKEFGFTVDNVVARTRALIGQH encoded by the coding sequence ATGGTTACCCGAACCGAACTTGCCAACGCCATACGCTTCCTGTCGATGGATGCGGTGGAGAAGGCCAAATCCGGTCACCCCGGCATGCCGATGGGCATGGCTGATATCGCTGAAGTCCTGTGGCGCGACCACCTCGCCCACAGCCCCGCCAACCCCCACTGGCACAACCGCGACCGCTTCGTGCTCTCCAACGGCCACGGTTCCATGCTGCTGTACAGCCTGCTGCATCTGACAGGCTACGACGTCACCCTCGAAGACCTCAAGAATTTCCGCCAGCTTCACTCCCGCACGCCGGGCCACCCCGAATACGGTTACGCGCCGGGCGTGGAAACCACCACCGGTCCGCTCGGCCAGGGCATCACCAACGCGGTGGGCATGGCCCTCGCGGAAAAACTGCTCGCCGACGAATTCAATCGCGACGGCTTCCCGATCGTGGATCACACCACCTGGGCGTTCCTCGGCGACGGCTGTCTGATGGAAGGCATTTCCCACGAAGCGTGCTCGCTGGCAGGCACCTGGGGCCTGGGCAAGCTTATCGCATTTTATGACGACAATGGCATTTCCATCGACGGCGACGTCGAAGGCTGGTTCACCGACGACACCCCGGCGCGCTTCGAAGCCTACGGCTGGCAGGTGGTGCGCAACGTCAACGGGCACGACGCCAGCGAGATCGACACGGCGATCCGCACCGCCAGGGCCGAAACGTCCCGCCCGACGCTGATCTGCTGCAAGACCCGCATCGGCTTTGGCGCGCCGAACAAGGAAGGCGGTCACGACGTGCACGGCGCGCCGCTGGGCGCCGCCGAAATCGCCGCGGCGCGCGGGCACCTGGGCTGGCCGCACGAACCCTTCGTGATCCCCGCCGACATCGCCCGCGCCTGGAACGCGGTGGACGCCGGACGCGAACGCGAAGCGGCGTGGAACGCGCTGTTTAACGCCTATCGCGCCGCGCATCCGGAACTGGCCGCCGAATTCGAACGCCGCATGAACGGCGAACTGCCGGCCGGCTTCGCCGCGCATGCCGCGCAAAAAATCGCCGAAGCCAACGGCAAGGCCGAAACCATCGCCACCCGCAAGGCTTCGCAGAACGCCATCAACGCCTTCGCCGAAATCCTGCCGGAACTTCTCGGCGGCTCCGCCGACCTCACCCCGTCGAACCTGACGAACTGGAAGGGATCGCGCCCGGTCACCCGCGACGCGGGCGGCAACTACATCCACTACGGCGTGCGCGAATTCGGCATGGCGGCGATCCTCAACGGTCTTGCGCTGCATGGCGGCTTCCGCCCCTTCGGCGCGACCTTCCTGATGTTCAGCGAATACGCCCGCAACGCCCTGCGCATGGCGGCGCTGATGAAGATCAACCCGCTGTTCGTCTTCACGCACGACTCCATCGGTCTGGGCGAGGACGGCCCGACCCATCAGCCTGTCGAGCAGACCGCCACCTTGCGGATGATTCCGGGCATGACGGTATGGCGTCCGTGCGACACCGTCGAATCCATGGTTGCCTGGAGCGAAGCCTTGGCCGCGAAGGATCACCCGAGCTGCCTGATCTTCAGCCGCCAGAACCTGCCGTTCGTCGAGCGCGACGACGCCGCGCTCGAGGCCGTCAAACGCGGCGGCTACGTGCTCAAGGATGCCGACGCGCCGCGCGCCGTGCTCATCGCCACCGGCTCCGAAGTGGAGCTCGCGCTCAAGGCCCAGGAAGCGCTCGCGGCCGAAGGCGTTCCGGTGCGCGTGGTATCGATGCCCTCGACCAACGCGTTCGACCGCCAGGATCGCGAGTGGAAGAGCAGCGTACTGCCCGCCGGCGTGCCGCGCCTGGCGATCGAGGCCGGCGTCACGGACTTCTGGCGCAAGTACGTCGGCCTGGAAGGCGACGTGATCGGCATCGACCGCTTCGGCGAATCCGCCCCCGCGGGCCAGCTCTTCAAGGAGTTCGGCTTCACGGTCGACAACGTCGTGGCCCGCACCCGGGCCCTGATCGGACAGCACTGA
- the gap gene encoding type I glyceraldehyde-3-phosphate dehydrogenase: MTIRIAINGYGRIGRQVLRAIFENNLTDEFEVVAVNATGELALNAHLTRFDTVHGRFPAEISHDDTHLTIDGHRIRFFSTRNPAELPWKALDIDLVMECTGAFTSKEKCQVHLDAGAKKVLISAPGGNDVDATIVYGVNHSVLTPAMTVVSNASCTTNCLAPVAQPLNDKLGIVKGLMTTIHAFTNDQVLTDVRHKDLRRARSATENMIPTKTGAAKAVGLVLPELAGKLDGFSVRVPTINVSLVDLTFEAARPTTVEEVNAIVKEASDTYLKGVLGYNTLPLVSMDFNHTSEASTFDSTLTKVSNGTLVKVLAWYDNEWGFSCQMLNTARAMCAARG; this comes from the coding sequence ATGACCATCCGTATCGCCATCAATGGTTACGGTCGTATCGGCCGCCAGGTACTGCGCGCCATCTTCGAAAACAACCTGACGGACGAATTCGAAGTCGTTGCGGTCAACGCAACCGGCGAGCTGGCCCTGAACGCCCACCTGACCCGCTTCGATACCGTGCATGGCCGATTCCCCGCCGAAATCTCGCATGACGACACGCACCTGACCATCGACGGCCACCGCATCCGTTTCTTCTCGACCCGCAACCCGGCCGAACTGCCGTGGAAAGCGCTGGATATCGACCTGGTGATGGAGTGCACCGGCGCGTTCACCAGCAAGGAGAAGTGCCAAGTGCATCTCGACGCCGGCGCGAAGAAGGTGCTGATTTCCGCGCCGGGCGGAAACGATGTCGATGCCACCATCGTCTACGGCGTCAACCACTCGGTGCTGACGCCGGCGATGACCGTGGTCTCGAACGCCTCGTGCACCACCAACTGTCTGGCGCCGGTCGCCCAGCCGCTGAACGACAAGCTCGGCATCGTCAAGGGCCTGATGACCACCATCCACGCCTTCACCAACGACCAGGTGCTGACCGACGTGCGCCACAAGGACCTGCGTCGCGCCCGTTCCGCCACCGAAAACATGATTCCGACCAAGACCGGCGCCGCCAAGGCCGTGGGCCTCGTGCTGCCGGAACTGGCCGGCAAGCTCGACGGATTCTCGGTACGCGTGCCGACCATCAACGTATCGCTGGTCGACCTGACCTTCGAAGCGGCGCGCCCGACCACCGTCGAAGAAGTCAACGCCATCGTCAAGGAGGCGTCCGACACCTACCTGAAGGGCGTTCTGGGTTACAACACCCTGCCGCTGGTGTCGATGGACTTCAACCACACCTCGGAAGCCTCCACCTTCGACTCGACCCTGACCAAGGTGTCCAACGGCACGCTGGTGAAGGTGCTGGCCTGGTACGACAATGAGTGGGGTTTCAGCTGCCAGATGCTGAACACCGCCCGCGCCATGTGCGCCGCCCGCGGATAA
- a CDS encoding phosphoglycerate kinase, translating into MEFKKLAEQALEGKRVLIRVDMNVPVKNGAIGDDTRIRASLPSIRHALDKGASVILMTHLGRPTEGEPRPEDSLAPVAARLAELLGRDVPVVADWKGGIALSAGDVVMLENVRLNKGEKKNNDELGRAYAALCDVFVNDAFGTAHRAEASTHAVAVHAPIACAGLLLSAELEALGKALLAPARPLVAIVAGSKVSTKLTILESLADKVDRLIVGGGIANTFLLAEGKPIGKSLAEPDLLDDARRVIAKLRARGGDVPLPVDVVTAPEFAETAPATLKAAGEVGDNDMILDIGPESAAALAAIIAEAGTVVWNGPVGVFEFDAFGKGTETLARAIANSKAFSIAGGGDTLAAIAKYGITDQIGYISTGGGAFLEFLEGKTLPAVAILAERARA; encoded by the coding sequence ATGGAATTCAAGAAACTGGCCGAACAGGCTCTCGAAGGCAAGCGCGTGCTGATCCGCGTCGACATGAACGTGCCGGTGAAAAACGGCGCGATCGGCGACGATACCCGCATCCGGGCGTCGCTGCCGTCCATCCGCCATGCGCTGGACAAGGGCGCATCCGTCATCCTGATGACCCACCTGGGCCGTCCGACCGAAGGCGAACCCCGCCCCGAGGACAGCCTCGCGCCGGTCGCCGCCCGCCTCGCGGAACTGCTGGGCCGCGACGTTCCGGTGGTGGCCGACTGGAAAGGCGGCATCGCGCTGTCCGCCGGCGACGTCGTCATGCTGGAAAACGTCCGCCTGAACAAGGGCGAGAAAAAGAACAACGACGAACTGGGCCGCGCCTACGCCGCCCTGTGCGACGTGTTCGTCAACGACGCGTTCGGCACCGCGCACCGCGCCGAAGCCTCGACCCACGCGGTGGCGGTTCACGCGCCGATCGCCTGCGCCGGCCTCTTGCTGTCCGCCGAACTGGAGGCGCTGGGCAAGGCGCTCCTCGCGCCGGCGCGTCCGCTGGTGGCCATCGTCGCCGGCTCCAAGGTGTCGACCAAGCTGACCATCCTCGAATCGCTGGCCGACAAGGTCGACCGCTTGATCGTCGGCGGCGGCATCGCCAACACCTTCCTGCTCGCCGAAGGCAAGCCGATCGGCAAGTCGCTCGCCGAGCCGGACCTGCTGGACGACGCCCGACGGGTGATCGCCAAACTGCGCGCGCGCGGCGGCGACGTGCCGCTGCCGGTCGACGTGGTGACCGCGCCGGAATTCGCCGAAACCGCGCCGGCCACCCTCAAGGCGGCGGGCGAGGTCGGCGACAACGACATGATCCTCGACATCGGACCGGAATCGGCCGCGGCGCTCGCCGCCATCATCGCCGAAGCGGGCACCGTGGTCTGGAACGGCCCGGTCGGGGTTTTCGAATTCGATGCCTTCGGCAAGGGCACGGAAACGCTCGCCCGCGCCATCGCCAATTCCAAGGCCTTCTCGATCGCCGGCGGCGGCGACACCCTCGCGGCGATCGCCAAGTACGGCATCACGGACCAGATCGGCTACATTTCCACCGGCGGCGGCGCCTTCCTCGAGTTCCTCGAAGGCAAGACCCTGCCGGCCGTGGCGATCCTCGCCGAACGCGCCCGCGCCTGA
- a CDS encoding LysE family translocator — MTLATWLLFVTTVFFVSATPGPNMLLAMTHGIHHGMRGTFVTCLGLMSALALIMAVSAAGLGALLATSVTLFALVKYLGAAYLIYLGVRTWRARAEPLNADGARRAAPVPAGRRFRTGFLVAMSNPKAFIFFTALFPQFMNAHAPQGPQLAILAATFFAIEASWQFAYAAGGARLAGWLGSARRVRLVNRLSGGAFIGAGILLTGVSRQA, encoded by the coding sequence ATGACCCTCGCCACCTGGCTGCTGTTCGTCACCACGGTGTTTTTCGTGTCGGCCACGCCCGGGCCCAACATGCTGCTGGCCATGACGCACGGCATCCACCACGGCATGCGCGGCACCTTCGTCACCTGCCTTGGGCTGATGTCGGCGCTGGCGCTGATCATGGCCGTTTCGGCGGCCGGGCTCGGAGCGCTCCTGGCGACCTCGGTCACGCTCTTCGCGCTCGTGAAATACCTGGGCGCCGCCTACCTGATCTACCTGGGCGTGCGCACCTGGCGCGCGCGGGCCGAACCGCTGAACGCCGACGGCGCGCGGCGGGCCGCTCCGGTTCCGGCCGGACGGCGTTTTCGCACGGGATTCCTGGTGGCGATGAGCAACCCGAAAGCGTTCATTTTCTTTACCGCCCTGTTTCCGCAGTTCATGAATGCGCATGCGCCGCAAGGCCCGCAGCTGGCCATCCTCGCCGCGACGTTTTTCGCGATCGAGGCCTCGTGGCAATTCGCCTATGCCGCGGGCGGCGCCCGGCTTGCCGGCTGGCTCGGATCGGCGCGCCGCGTGCGGCTCGTCAACCGCCTGTCGGGCGGCGCATTCATCGGAGCGGGCATCCTGCTCACTGGCGTGTCGCGCCAGGCGTAG
- the fba gene encoding class II fructose-bisphosphate aldolase (catalyzes the reversible aldol condensation of dihydroxyacetonephosphate and glyceraldehyde 3-phosphate in the Calvin cycle, glycolysis, and/or gluconeogenesis): MALVSMRQLLDHAAEFGYGLPAFNVNNLEQMRAIMEAADKVDAPVIVQASAGARKYAGAPFLRHLILAAVEEFPHIPVVMHQDHGTSPDVCQRSIQLGFSSVMMDGSLKSDGKTPADYDYNVDVTRTVVNFAHACGVSVEGEIGCLGSLETGMAGEEDGVGAEGTLDHSQLLTDPEEAARFVKDTGVDALAIAIGTSHGAYKFTRPPTGDILAINRIKEIHARLPNTHLVMHGSSSVPQDWLAIINEFGGEIPETYGVPVEEIVEGIKHGVRKVNIDTDLRLASTGAVRRYLATHKAEFDPRKYLAETVKAMRDICIARYEAFGSAGQASKIKPVNLDTMANRYAKGELAQIVR; the protein is encoded by the coding sequence ATGGCTCTCGTTTCGATGCGCCAGCTGCTGGATCACGCAGCCGAGTTCGGATACGGCCTGCCGGCCTTCAACGTCAACAACCTCGAACAGATGCGGGCCATCATGGAAGCGGCCGACAAGGTCGACGCTCCGGTGATCGTGCAGGCTTCCGCCGGCGCGCGCAAATACGCCGGCGCGCCGTTCCTGCGCCACCTGATCCTCGCCGCCGTGGAAGAGTTTCCGCACATCCCGGTGGTGATGCACCAGGATCACGGCACGAGCCCCGATGTCTGCCAGCGTTCGATCCAGCTCGGCTTCTCGTCGGTGATGATGGACGGCTCGCTCAAGTCCGACGGCAAGACCCCGGCCGACTACGATTACAACGTCGACGTGACCCGCACCGTGGTGAACTTCGCGCACGCCTGCGGCGTGTCGGTCGAAGGCGAGATCGGCTGCCTGGGTTCGCTGGAAACCGGCATGGCCGGTGAAGAGGACGGCGTGGGCGCCGAAGGCACCCTCGATCACAGCCAGTTGCTGACGGATCCGGAAGAAGCCGCGCGCTTCGTCAAGGATACCGGCGTCGACGCGCTGGCCATCGCCATCGGCACCAGCCACGGCGCCTACAAGTTCACCCGTCCGCCGACGGGCGACATCCTGGCGATCAACCGAATCAAGGAAATCCACGCCCGCCTGCCCAACACCCACCTGGTGATGCACGGCTCCTCCTCGGTGCCCCAGGACTGGCTCGCCATCATCAACGAATTCGGCGGCGAGATCCCGGAAACCTACGGCGTGCCGGTCGAGGAAATCGTCGAAGGCATCAAGCACGGCGTGCGCAAGGTGAACATCGACACCGACCTGCGTCTGGCGAGCACCGGCGCGGTCCGTCGTTATCTGGCGACGCACAAGGCCGAATTCGATCCGCGCAAATACCTGGCGGAAACCGTCAAGGCGATGCGCGACATCTGCATCGCGCGCTACGAAGCGTTCGGCTCGGCAGGGCAGGCGTCGAAGATCAAACCGGTGAACCTCGACACGATGGCCAACCGCTATGCCAAGGGTGAACTCGCGCAGATCGTGCGCTAA
- a CDS encoding HPP family protein, giving the protein MSMPLPLQGWLTPVWRAPWSHRVLLTLGAVSSVSLTAWITSLAAGHSPLIVASMGAAAVLMFGLPGSPLAQPWPCLAGHLVSSAIGVACARWIPDVYLAAGVAVGGALLVMTLLRCLHPPGGAIALTAVIGGPQVHALGFHFVLLPVGVNALLMVLIGMALHRLLPGRQYPLPSRPLRPHGVNNPPPQARSGITDEDIASGIRELDHLLDISAADLEAIVRAATRHAANRLAGGLTAADIMAREVVTLSPACSRQLAWETLKRHRVSGLPVVDARRRVLGMVSVADFLAGMDMSVAGMARRLFRLRKETVATLMTAPAICARADQTLTDLVPLFSDGGRHTLPVVDKEGRLVGIIAQSDMVAALSASRTA; this is encoded by the coding sequence ATGAGCATGCCGCTTCCCCTGCAGGGGTGGCTGACCCCTGTCTGGCGCGCGCCCTGGTCGCACCGCGTGCTGTTGACCCTGGGCGCGGTGTCCAGCGTTTCCCTGACCGCCTGGATCACCTCGCTGGCGGCCGGCCATTCCCCGCTGATCGTCGCGTCGATGGGCGCGGCGGCCGTTCTGATGTTCGGTCTGCCGGGCAGCCCCTTGGCGCAGCCCTGGCCCTGCCTTGCCGGGCATCTGGTGTCGTCGGCCATCGGAGTGGCGTGCGCGCGCTGGATACCGGATGTGTATCTGGCCGCGGGCGTGGCGGTGGGGGGCGCGCTGCTGGTCATGACCTTATTGCGTTGTCTGCATCCACCCGGCGGCGCCATCGCGCTGACGGCGGTGATCGGCGGCCCTCAGGTGCACGCGCTCGGTTTTCATTTCGTGCTGCTGCCGGTCGGGGTGAACGCTCTGCTGATGGTGCTCATCGGCATGGCGCTGCACCGTCTCCTGCCGGGGAGGCAGTATCCCCTGCCCTCGCGGCCGCTCCGTCCGCACGGGGTGAACAATCCCCCTCCGCAGGCGCGTAGCGGCATCACCGACGAAGATATCGCTTCGGGCATCCGGGAACTCGATCATCTGCTGGACATCAGCGCAGCCGATCTGGAGGCCATTGTACGCGCGGCCACCCGCCATGCGGCGAACCGGCTGGCCGGCGGGCTCACGGCCGCCGACATCATGGCGCGCGAGGTGGTGACCCTTTCCCCCGCCTGCAGCCGCCAGCTGGCCTGGGAAACGCTCAAGCGCCACCGTGTCAGCGGATTGCCGGTGGTGGATGCGCGGCGTCGCGTGCTGGGCATGGTGTCCGTGGCGGATTTTCTGGCCGGGATGGATATGAGTGTCGCCGGCATGGCGCGGCGCCTGTTCCGCTTGCGCAAGGAAACGGTGGCAACGCTGATGACGGCGCCGGCGATCTGCGCCCGCGCCGACCAGACGCTCACCGATCTTGTGCCGCTGTTTTCCGATGGAGGGCGGCACACCCTGCCGGTGGTCGATAAGGAAGGCCGCCTTGTGGGCATCATCGCCCAGTCCGACATGGTGGCCGCGCTGTCCGCGAGCCGCACGGCCTGA
- the aroG gene encoding 3-deoxy-7-phosphoheptulonate synthase AroG — MHRQTDDVRIREIKELLPPIAHLYELPISESSSELIFNTRRAVSSMLRDEDDRLLVVIGPCSIHDIGAAEEYARRLLPLRKHYADELEIVMRVYFEKPRTTVGWKGLINDPHLDESFDINGGLRIARKLLLALNDLGMPAATEFLDMITPQYFADLISWGAIGARTTESQVHRELASGLSSPVGFKNGTDGNLKIAVDAIRAASVPHHFLSVTKTGHSAIVSTGGNPDCHVILRGGKEPNYASTHVRAAAAELAAVGLPQKLMVDFSHANSRKDYRRQVEVAEDVAAQMAAGDRHIFGVMVESHLVEGRQDLKPGCELVYGQSITDGCIGWEDTESVLRILADAVKGRRNAAVK, encoded by the coding sequence ATGCACCGGCAGACCGACGACGTCAGAATTCGCGAAATCAAGGAACTCCTCCCCCCCATCGCTCATTTGTACGAGCTGCCCATCAGCGAATCGTCGTCCGAGTTGATTTTCAATACCCGCCGGGCGGTCTCCTCGATGTTGCGCGACGAGGACGACCGGCTTCTGGTGGTGATCGGTCCCTGTTCCATCCATGACATCGGTGCCGCGGAAGAATACGCCAGGCGTCTGCTCCCTTTGCGCAAGCACTATGCGGACGAGCTGGAAATCGTCATGCGCGTCTATTTCGAAAAGCCGCGCACCACGGTCGGCTGGAAAGGGCTGATCAACGACCCGCATCTGGACGAGTCCTTCGACATCAACGGCGGCTTGCGCATCGCCCGCAAGCTTTTGCTGGCGCTCAACGATCTTGGCATGCCGGCCGCCACCGAATTCCTCGACATGATCACGCCGCAGTATTTCGCGGATCTGATTTCCTGGGGCGCCATCGGCGCGCGCACCACCGAGTCGCAGGTTCATCGCGAGCTGGCCTCCGGCCTGTCCTCCCCGGTTGGCTTCAAGAACGGTACCGACGGCAACCTGAAGATCGCGGTCGACGCGATCCGCGCCGCGAGCGTCCCGCATCATTTCCTGTCGGTGACCAAGACCGGACACTCGGCGATTGTCTCCACCGGGGGTAATCCGGACTGCCATGTCATCCTGCGCGGCGGCAAGGAACCCAACTACGCATCCACGCACGTGCGCGCCGCGGCGGCGGAACTGGCGGCGGTCGGCCTGCCGCAAAAACTGATGGTCGATTTCAGCCATGCCAACAGCCGCAAGGATTACCGGCGCCAGGTGGAAGTGGCCGAAGACGTCGCCGCCCAGATGGCGGCCGGCGACCGGCACATTTTCGGGGTGATGGTGGAAAGCCATCTGGTCGAAGGCCGGCAGGATCTCAAGCCGGGCTGCGAGCTTGTTTACGGGCAGAGCATCACCGACGGCTGTATCGGCTGGGAAGATACGGAATCGGTGCTGCGCATTCTCGCCGACGCCGTCAAGGGCCGCCGCAACGCCGCCGTCAAGTAA
- the dksA gene encoding RNA polymerase-binding protein DksA, with the protein MAKMTEQDILNWEGDDYMNADHLEFFKEKLLQMQQELLNNASATANHLQEQEATPDPADRATLEEEYALELRTRDRERKLLQKIQASLRQIEDGSYGFCEDTGEPIGLKRLIARPTATLSVEAQERRERMKRQYAD; encoded by the coding sequence ATGGCCAAGATGACCGAACAGGATATCCTCAACTGGGAAGGCGACGATTACATGAACGCCGACCACCTTGAGTTCTTCAAGGAGAAGTTGCTACAGATGCAGCAGGAGTTGTTGAACAACGCTAGCGCAACTGCCAACCATCTCCAGGAGCAGGAGGCGACGCCGGATCCGGCCGATCGCGCCACGCTGGAAGAAGAATATGCGCTGGAGCTGCGTACGCGTGATCGCGAACGGAAACTGCTGCAAAAGATCCAGGCCTCGCTTCGCCAGATCGAAGACGGCTCCTACGGCTTTTGTGAAGACACCGGCGAGCCGATCGGCCTCAAGCGCCTGATCGCCCGCCCGACCGCCACCTTGTCCGTCGAGGCCCAGGAGCGCCGCGAACGGATGAAGCGCCAGTACGCCGACTGA
- a CDS encoding c-type cytochrome gives MKKTLLAALLLGAMAAPAMANQALAQKNNCLTCHSVDAKLVGPAYKEVAKKYAKDKGAEARLIAKVKAGGVGAWGQIPMPPNPQVSDADVKTLVKWILSLK, from the coding sequence ATGAAGAAGACCCTTCTCGCCGCCTTGCTGCTGGGCGCGATGGCCGCTCCCGCCATGGCCAACCAGGCGTTGGCCCAGAAGAACAATTGCCTGACCTGTCACTCGGTTGACGCCAAGCTGGTCGGTCCGGCCTATAAGGAAGTGGCCAAGAAGTACGCCAAGGACAAGGGCGCCGAGGCCCGTCTGATCGCCAAGGTCAAGGCCGGTGGCGTCGGGGCGTGGGGCCAGATTCCGATGCCGCCGAACCCGCAGGTCAGCGACGCGGACGTGAAAACCCTCGTTAAATGGATTCTGTCGCTCAAATAA
- a CDS encoding YggT family protein — protein sequence MFYETLQFLLRTVSDLFVLVLLLRFYLQVARAPFKHPVCQFVLAVTNFAVIPARRLIPSLRGYDAATLAVGWGVSMVSSILIMALNPIAYDFTSPQTWVALALLALLYLFKQSLNLLMGAVIVQAVMSWVNPYNPLTPILDSLTRPYLRHFGFARVGSVDLAPLVLFLVIQVILMLPVRFLESAFLMQLKVLM from the coding sequence ATGTTCTACGAAACCCTGCAATTTCTCCTGCGCACCGTATCCGATCTGTTCGTGCTGGTGCTGCTTTTGCGCTTCTACCTGCAGGTGGCGCGCGCGCCGTTCAAGCATCCGGTATGCCAGTTCGTGCTGGCGGTGACCAATTTCGCGGTGATTCCCGCGCGGCGCCTGATCCCGTCGCTGCGTGGTTACGACGCGGCGACCCTGGCGGTGGGCTGGGGCGTGTCCATGGTGTCGTCGATACTGATCATGGCGCTCAATCCCATCGCTTACGATTTCACTTCGCCTCAGACTTGGGTGGCGCTGGCGCTTCTGGCGCTGCTGTATCTTTTCAAACAGTCACTGAACCTTTTGATGGGCGCGGTGATCGTCCAGGCGGTGATGAGCTGGGTGAACCCCTATAATCCATTGACACCGATTCTCGATTCGCTGACCCGGCCTTACCTGAGGCATTTCGGGTTCGCCCGGGTCGGGTCGGTCGATCTGGCGCCGCTGGTGTTGTTTCTTGTCATTCAGGTGATTCTGATGCTGCCCGTTCGGTTCCTTGAAAGCGCGTTCTTGATGCAACTCAAGGTGTTGATGTAA
- the proC gene encoding pyrroline-5-carboxylate reductase, producing MNITFIGGGNMASAIIGGLVRQGGHRIRVSDRNPDKLAALSSSFGIEPLPVLPGSFGADEIVVLAVKPQGLRDVALELAGRLDGALVVSVAAGIGTEALCRWLGTARVARVMPNTPAMVGKGVSGVYGAPALGGDDVARVTGMMEATGIAVRLAEERGIDDITCVSGSGPAYVFYFMEAMMEAARRTGFGDDEARRLVLATFEGAVALAGASDSGFAQLRANVTSKGGTTERAIARFEAEGVKAAIVAGAFDCRARSVEMGQQLSQD from the coding sequence ATGAACATAACCTTCATCGGCGGCGGCAACATGGCGTCCGCCATTATCGGCGGACTTGTCAGGCAGGGAGGACACCGCATCCGCGTGTCCGACCGCAATCCGGACAAGCTCGCGGCGCTGTCCTCGTCCTTCGGCATCGAGCCCCTGCCCGTTCTGCCCGGATCCTTCGGCGCGGACGAGATCGTGGTGTTGGCGGTCAAGCCGCAGGGACTCCGGGACGTGGCGCTCGAGCTGGCCGGGCGGCTTGACGGCGCGCTCGTGGTGTCGGTCGCGGCCGGTATCGGGACGGAGGCGCTGTGCCGCTGGCTCGGGACGGCCCGCGTGGCGCGCGTGATGCCCAATACGCCGGCGATGGTCGGCAAGGGCGTCAGCGGCGTGTATGGCGCGCCGGCGCTCGGCGGCGACGATGTCGCGCGGGTGACGGGCATGATGGAGGCGACGGGCATCGCGGTGCGTCTTGCCGAGGAGCGCGGCATCGACGACATTACCTGCGTGAGCGGCAGCGGCCCGGCCTATGTGTTTTATTTCATGGAAGCGATGATGGAGGCCGCAAGGCGGACCGGATTCGGCGATGACGAGGCCCGCCGCCTGGTGCTGGCCACCTTCGAAGGCGCGGTGGCGCTGGCCGGCGCGAGCGACAGCGGCTTCGCGCAACTGCGCGCCAATGTCACCTCGAAGGGCGGTACCACGGAACGCGCCATCGCCCGTTTCGAAGCCGAAGGCGTCAAGGCCGCGATCGTGGCCGGCGCTTTCGATTGTCGTGCCCGCTCGGTCGAGATGGGTCAACAGCTCAGTCAGGACTGA